A part of Buchnera aphidicola (Sarucallis kahawaluokalani) genomic DNA contains:
- a CDS encoding FLgD tudor-like domain-containing protein, with the protein MNIINSINIKKMSTIYFKNKNIISHLKNTIQKKKNIQVSNKNIYDQKIQKIKKNNISKKTIDQVSLENNLININNSTIYNINEENSNFLNLSELIGHNVLIPGSKITYIKNTNIIYGYFLPKYTTSLLIQIKDQNHHLIFSNLINTQKPGNYTYYWNGEVNNICNLNSGLYELSIQAENENGPFYVQPLVHGIVKSIDYDPNANAYKINLGITGKVDIKDIKRIF; encoded by the coding sequence ATGAATATTATTAATAGTATTAATATTAAAAAAATGTCTACTATTTATTTTAAAAATAAAAATATCATATCTCATTTAAAAAATACAATACAAAAAAAAAAAAATATTCAAGTATCAAATAAAAATATCTATGATCAAAAAATACAAAAAATAAAAAAAAACAATATATCTAAAAAAACAATAGATCAAGTCAGTCTAGAAAATAATCTAATTAATATTAATAATTCAACAATTTATAATATCAATGAAGAAAATTCTAATTTTTTAAATCTATCAGAATTAATTGGACATAATGTACTAATCCCTGGGTCTAAAATTACTTATATTAAAAATACCAATATAATATATGGTTATTTCTTACCTAAATATACAACATCGTTATTAATACAAATTAAAGATCAAAATCATCATTTAATTTTTTCGAATTTAATTAATACACAAAAACCTGGAAATTATACATATTACTGGAATGGAGAAGTTAATAATATATGTAATTTAAACTCAGGTTTATATGAACTTTCAATCCAAGCTGAAAACGAAAATGGACCATTTTATGTACAACCTTTAGTTCATGGTATCGTGAAAAGTATTGATTATGATCCGAATGCTAATGCATATAAAATTAATTTAGGTATTACTGGAAAAGTTGATATAAAAGATATTAAAAGAATATTTTAA
- a CDS encoding RluA family pseudouridine synthase produces the protein MHKKNIFNIKITYDDQKQRIDNFVRKKFHKIPKNALYKMLRTGDIKINTKKIQPDYKLEVGDTLSYYKTIKLKNNNKNILLNNTMKKKFLSYILFEDNHLLILNKPTGIPVHGGSGLKFGIIEIFRLLYSHSHFLELIHRIDRNTSGILMLAKKKSTLKNIHQQFRENKIFKSYTAILHGILDYNIKHVSVPIYKNMKNGKKIITVNPLGKQSTSTFKFKKKINQHTLVEIIPRTGRTHQIRVHAAHIGHPIVFDDIYGHCKLDNNIQVKKKYKQILLHASKIIFYHPDNNKKYHIYAPLEDKFIKFFQNI, from the coding sequence ATGCATAAAAAAAATATCTTCAATATAAAAATTACTTATGATGATCAAAAACAAAGAATAGATAACTTTGTACGTAAAAAATTTCATAAAATCCCGAAAAACGCATTATATAAAATGCTTAGAACAGGTGATATAAAAATTAATACAAAAAAAATTCAACCAGATTATAAGTTAGAAGTAGGAGATACTTTATCATATTATAAAACAATTAAATTAAAAAATAACAATAAAAATATTTTATTAAATAATACAATGAAGAAAAAATTTTTATCTTACATTTTATTTGAAGATAATCATTTGTTGATTCTTAATAAACCAACTGGCATACCAGTACATGGTGGCAGTGGGTTAAAATTTGGAATTATAGAAATATTTAGATTACTATACTCACATTCTCATTTTTTAGAACTAATACATCGAATAGATCGAAATACTTCTGGTATATTAATGCTAGCAAAAAAAAAATCTACTCTAAAAAATATACATCAGCAATTTAGAGAAAATAAAATTTTTAAAAGTTATACTGCAATTTTACATGGCATTCTAGATTATAATATAAAACACGTGTCTGTACCGATTTATAAAAATATGAAAAATGGAAAAAAAATCATTACAGTTAATCCATTAGGTAAACAATCTACTAGTACTTTTAAATTTAAAAAAAAAATTAATCAACATACCTTAGTAGAAATTATTCCTCGCACTGGTAGGACACACCAAATACGAGTACATGCTGCACATATCGGGCACCCAATTGTTTTTGATGATATATATGGTCATTGCAAATTAGATAATAATATTCAAGTGAAAAAAAAATATAAACAAATTTTATTACATGCATCTAAAATTATTTTTTATCATCCTGATAATAATAAAAAATACCACATTTATGCACCTTTAGAAGACAAATTTATAAAATTTTTTCAAAACATATAA
- the rpmF gene encoding 50S ribosomal protein L32: MAVQKSKPTRSKRGMRRSHSKLTPVILSQDKFSKEIHIRHCITKKLFYKGQLIIKKNHNK; encoded by the coding sequence ATGGCAGTTCAAAAAAGTAAACCAACACGATCAAAAAGAGGTATGCGTAGATCTCATAGTAAATTAACACCAGTTATTCTATCGCAAGATAAATTTAGTAAAGAAATACATATTCGACATTGTATTACAAAAAAACTTTTTTATAAAGGTCAATTAATTATAAAAAAGAACCACAACAAATAA